In the genome of Plasmodium malariae genome assembly, contig: PmUG01_00_44, whole genome shotgun sequence, one region contains:
- the PmUG01_00073300 gene encoding fam-m protein yields the protein MEQKINSTLFFKISAFMILSWICHFCCDTRTNNKLLIEKWTPCRRLNTRCYRLLAKYKKNKDSNTLDLKEDKPFNGDRNKGKNRQSNRSPLNKAQYYTEVIDYDNGMFDGKYFHFEKKLIKKKDYDDLLEKKRRICDIALKKIKFRKYRYGAFMTFLFFLFAIGLPILQHFKYLKAAGDKIKNALTLGTVWSAVENVLGETKNHFYLMSFGILMFILSVLLLIALYKLLINKEKYKKFKLMAE from the exons atggaacaaaaaattaattccaccttatttttcaaaatttctgCGTTTATGATTTTAAGTTGGATATGTCATTTTTGTTGTGATACA agaACTAATAACAAATTGTTAATTGAGAAATGGACACCATGTAGAAGATTAAATACAAGATGTTATCGTttactagcaaaatataaaaagaataaagatTCAAATACTTTAGATCTTAAAGAGGATAAACCATTCAATGGAGATAGgaacaaaggaaaaaacagaCAGTCTAATAGAAGTCCATTAAATAAGGCGCAATACTATACAGAAGTTATAGATTATGATAATGGGATGTTTGATGGTAAATActtccattttgaaaaaaaattaattaagaaaaaagacTATGATGATttacttgaaaaaaaaagaagaatttgtgatatagctttaaaaaaaataaaattcagaAAATACAGGTATGGAGCTTTTATgactttcctttttttcttgttcgCAATTGGATTGCCAATATTACAACATTTTAAGTACTTGAAAGCTGCAGgggataaaattaaaaatgcatTAACATTGGGAACAGTATGGTCAGCAGTAGAAAATGTCCTAGGTGAAActaaaaatcatttttatctaATGTCATTTGGAATATTAATGTTTATATTGTCTGTCTTACTTCTAATAGCGTTATATAAGctcttaataaataaagaaaaatataaaaaatttaagttgATGGCAGAGTAA
- the PmUG01_00073400 gene encoding Plasmodium exported protein, unknown function yields MKVKSKLFLFIKIEAFIILTWIYRFNSEVSNICKYLDEKDVIDEKLCTKNYRLLARYKKEKCSNIVWEKKDILNNDECEKKYISRNGRVSKGKNKLPKMYASDTMGGCKKAGKSKSSEYNNVNTYYGKRMLDKIYYKNVVRYSKNADFKFMKKCIQQNDGSFFALFIFHLVVGVAFAMLMYFLYDSLSSMSTRHLLKYFGSLYILWIIVLVRLFYILRKIDKHKKLLHLKSKMNYTV; encoded by the exons aTGAAAGTGAAATCTAAGctattcttatttattaaaatcgaggcatttatcattttaacaTGGATATATCGTTTTAATAGTGAAGTC agtaacatttgtaaatatttggATGAGAAGGACGTTATTgatgaaaaattatgtacaaaaaattatcgCCTACTAGCAAggtataaaaaggaaaagtgTTCAAATATCgtatgggaaaaaaaagatattctAAATAATGACGAATgcgaaaagaaatatatatctagGAATGGAAGGGTAtccaaaggaaaaaataaattgccAAAAATGTATGCGTCAGATACTATGGGAGGCTGTAAAAAAGCAGGGAAAAGTAAATCTTCTGAATATAATAACGTAAATACCTATTATGGGAAAAGAATGTtagacaaaatatattataaaaatgtagttAGGTATAGTAAAAATGCTGATTTTAagtttatgaaaaaatgtatacaacAAAATGATGGGtcattttttgctttatttatCTTCCATTTAGTAGTTGGGGTAGCATTCGCTAtgttaatgtattttttgtatGATAGCCTAAGCTCTATGAGCACTagacatttattaaaatattttggatcattatatatattatggatTATAGTTTTAGTGAGGCTTTTTTATATCCTAAGAAAAAtagataaacataaaaaattattacatttaaaaagtaaaatgaacTACACAGTATAA